Proteins encoded in a region of the Diospyros lotus cultivar Yz01 chromosome 9, ASM1463336v1, whole genome shotgun sequence genome:
- the LOC127809112 gene encoding probable helicase MAGATAMA 3 isoform X2 yields MAVDKSKLEEEASILRFYKIVLSWDYLRLLKQSDNKSRRNDSGLSEVKDTYKDVDDYLATFEPLLFEEVKAQIIQGKDDEEKAEWKLVLTNNCSETDGFLSSTIILEDVQSVSQNDLLLLSEKQFGEGKELPTKYVFALVEHRHDSRLQVTLRMNLSGEVQGINVDEIEPCPRLLNMRSLVSEVNKPLYILKICSLSTIVREYVALRSVSSLPFKDLILAAAENNSLEDQAWEIPRSLMEYIESNHNKSQLDAIRVGLSRKRFVLIQGPPGTGKTQTILGLLSAILHATPARVSSKGKLCGIKRGPELPLQEKHNHWVKASPWLHGINPRDAKMPENGDDGFFPTTGNELKPEVVNSSRKYRVRVLVCAPSNSALDEIVLRLLNTGIRDEKNRAYNPKIVRIGLRPHHSVQTVSMDYLVEQKLAGMDFQTSDKQKHGGTGRERDTIRASILDQAAIVFSTLSFSGSVLFSKLNRGFDVVIIDEAAQAVEPATLVPLANGCKQVYLVGDPVQLPATVISPLAEKFGYGMSLFKRFQRAGYPVMMLKTQYRMHPEIRMFPSREFYGGALEDGSDVKDRTERLWHQYRCFGPFCFFDIHEGKESQPSGSGSWVNEDEVDFVLILYHKMVTRYPELKSSSRLAIISPYRHQVKLFRDRFKNTFSVESDKIVDINTIDGFQGREKDVAIFSCVRSSKDKGIGFVSDFRRMNVGITRARSSVLVVGSVSTLKRDKHWKSLVESAEQRNSLFKVSKPYKEFFSDESLKSMAASEAKPEPTGAPLTETEVDIDAPAYGNTGDADQVAMDDYGDGDGDGYDGGGMDED; encoded by the exons ATGGCGGTGGACAAGAGTAAGCTGGAAGAAGAAGCCAGTATTCTTCGCTTCTACAAGATTGTTCTCAGTTGGGATTACCTTCGCCTTCTCAAACAATCCGAT AACAAAAGTCGGAGAAACGATTCGGGGCTGAGTGAAGTGAAGGATACGTACAAGGACGTGGATGACTACCTTGCGACGTTTGAGCCCCTTCTGTTTGAAGAAGTTAAAGCTCAGATCATCCAAGGCAAAGATGACGAAGAAA AAGCAGAATGGAAGCTTGTGCTTACAAACAACTGTAGTGAGACTGATGGGTTTCTATCATCAACGATTATACTTGAAGATGTGCAGTCAGTGTCGCAGAATGATCTGTTACTGCTTTCGGAGAAGCAG TTTGGAGAGGGTAAAGAACTCCCAACAAAATACGTGTTTGCACTGGTTGAGCACCGGCATGATAGTAGACTTCAAGTTACACTCAGAATGAATTTGAGCGGAGAAGTTCAAGGGATAAATGTTGATGAAATTGAACCTTGTCCAAGGCTGTTGAATATGCGTTCTCTTGTTTCTGAAGTAAATAAACCACTGTACATTCTAAAG ATTTGCAGTTTATCAACTATTGTTAGAGAATATGTTGCTCTACGCTCAGTTAGCTCCCTCCCATTCAAGGATTTAATATTAGCAGCTGCTGAAAACAATAGCCTTGAAGATCAGGCCTGGGAAATTCCCAGATCCCTCATGGAATATATTGAAAGTAATCACAACAAATCTCAGCTGGATGCCATTCGT GTAGGTCTTTCACGTAAAAGATTTGTCCTAATACAG GGTCCTCCTGGAACAGGAAAGACACAAACTATTCTTGGGCTCCTTAGTGCTATATTACATGCAACCCCTGCGAGAGTAAGCTCAAA GGGCAAATTGTGCGGAATAAAGCGTGGACCTGAATTACCTCTTCAGGAAAA ACACAACCACTGGGTGAAAGCATCTCCATGGTTACATGGTATTAATCCCAGAGATGCAAAGATGCCTGAAAATGGAGATGATGGGTTTTTTCCTACCACTGGCAATGAGCTG AAACCAGAAGTAGTAAATTCCAGTCGCAAATATCGGGTCCGTGTTCTAGTATGTGCTCCATCAAACTCTGCGCTTGATGAGATTGTGTTGCGACTTCTGAATACTG GTATCCGTGATGAAAAAAACCGTGCATACAACCCTAAAATTGTGCGAATTGGTCTTAGACCACATCATTCTGTCCAAACTGTCTCCATGGATTACCTT GTGGAACAAAAACTTGCTGGTATGGATTTTCAGACCAGTGATAAGCAGAAACATGGTGGGACAGGAAGGGAGAGAGACACTATCCGTGCTTCAATTCTGGATCAAGCAGCGATT GTTTTCTCGACTCTTAGCTTCAGCGGTTCAGTTCTTTTCAGTAAATTAAATCGAGGTTTTGATGTTGTCATAATAGATGAGGCTGCTCAAGCA GTGGAGCCAGCTACTCTTGTTCCTTTGGCCAATGGATGCAAGCAAGTATATCTG GTTGGCGATCCAGTTCAATTGCCAGCTACTGTAATATCTCCTCTTGCTGAGAAATTTGG TTATGGAATGAGCTTATTCAAAAGATTCCAAAGGGCTGGTTATCCAGTTATGATGCTGAAGACGCAATATCGCATGCATCCAGAG ATAAGAATGTTCCCTTCGAGAGAATTCTACGGTGGGGCACTGGAGGATGGATCTGATGTTAAAGACCGGACTGAACGTTTATGGCACCAGTATCGCTGCTTTGGACCCTTTTGCTTCTTTGACATACACGAGGGAAAGGAGTCCCAACCATCCGGGAGTGGTTCTTGGGTAAATGAAGATGAGGTTGATTTTGTTCTTATCTTGTATCATAAAATGGTGACCAGATATCCAGAGCTCAAGTCAAGTTCCCGGCTTGCAATTATATCTCCGTATAGACATCAAGTCAAGCTATTCCGTGATCGCTTCAAGAATACTTTTAGCGTTGAGTCAGACAAAATAGTGGACATCAATACAATTGATGGTTTCCAG GGACGAGAGAAGGATGTTGCAATCTTTTCATGTGTTAGGTCTAGCAAAGATAAGGGCATAGGGTTTGTGTCTGATTTTCGCCGAATGAATGTTGGGATAACCAGAGCAAGGTCTTCCGTTCTG GTGGTGGGTTCTGTATCCACTCTAAAGAGAGATAAGCACTGGAAAAGCCTAGTGGAGAGTGCCGAGCAGAGAAATTCTCTATTCAAG GTTTCCAAGCCGTACAAAGAGTTCTTCAGCGACGAGAGTCTCAAGTCCATGGCTGCGAGTGAGGCTAAACCGGAACCGACAGGAGCTCCATTAACTGAAACTGAAGTGGACATTGATGCACCTGCCTATGGTAATACCGGCGACGCAGACCAAGTGGCAATGGATGATTATGGCGATGGGGACGGAGATGGGTATGATGGAGGAGGCATGGACGAAGACTAG
- the LOC127810187 gene encoding potassium transporter 7-like, whose translation MAEEDSERENGHTGSMDSLESRWVFQDEDDSEIENDEEDENFEEDLPPQMGLDSDEDEDNAEQRLIRTGPRIDSFDVEALEVPGAHKSEYEDVSLGRTIFLACQTLGIVFGDVGTSPLYTFGVMFSKAPINGNEDVLGALSLVLYTLILIPLVKYVLIVLWANDDGEGGTFALYSLICRHAKVSLLPNQLPSDARISSFRLKVPSPELERSLKIKERLESSLTLKKLLLMLVLAGTSMVIADGVVTPALSVMSAVGGLKVGVPGVTQGQVVMVSVAFLIILFSVQKYGTSKVGLAVGPALFIWFCSLGGIGIYNLVKYDSRVLKAFNPVHIYYFFKRNSTKAWYALGGCLLCATGSEAMFADLCYFSVRSVQLTFVFLVLPCLLLGYLGQAAYIMDKRGDAPQLFFSSVPSGAFWPVFLISNIAALIASRAMTTATFSCVKQATALGCFPRLKIIHTSRKFMGQIYIPVINWFLLVFAIVFVSYISGIDEMGNAYGIAEVGVMTTTTVLVTLVMLLIWQINIIIVLIFVVFFLGMELTFFSSVVWSVTDGSWIILVFAIVMFLIMYIWNYGSNLRYETEVKQKLSMDLIRELGCNLGTIRAPGIGLLYNELVKGVPAIFGHFLTTLPAIHSMVIFVSIKYVPVPVVPQSERFLFRRVCARSYHIFRCIARYGYKDVRKENHQTFEQLLIESLEKFIRREAQERSLESDGDNDSDSEEGGTCSRVLIAPNGSVYSLGVPLLEEYKDTTRIILEASTSEETRPELSTDPTASDPEQSLEKELYFIRKAKESGVVYLLGHGDIRARKDSWFIKKLVINYFYAFLRKNCRRGTANLSVPHSHLIQVGMTYMV comes from the exons ATGGCGGAAGAGGACTCGGAGAGGGAAAATGGGCACACGGGGTCGATGGATTCGTTAGAATCACGGTGGGTGTTTCAGGACGAGGATGATTCGGAGATCGAGAATGACGAGGAGGACGAGAACTTCGAGGAGGATTTGCCACCGCAGATGGGCTTGGATTCTGACGAGGACGAGGATAACGCTGAGCAGAGACTCATTCGGACGGGGCCTCGGATTGATTCCTTCGATGTCGAGGCGCTCGAGGTCCCTGGCGCACACAAGAGCGAATATGAG GATGTTAGCCTGGGAAGGACAATCTTTCTGGCTTGTCAGACACTGGGGATTGTTTTTGGTGATGTTGGAACAAGTCCACTATACACTTTTGGGGTGATGTTTAGCAAAGCCCCTATCAATGGAAATGAAGATGTTCTAGGAGCATTGTCACTGGTTTTATATACCTTAATTTTGATTCCACTTGTCAAGTATGTCCTTATTGTTCTATGGGCCAATGATGATGGTGAAG GTGGTACATTTGCTTTGTACTCATTGATTTGTAGGCATGCCAAAGTGAGTCTTCTACCAAATCAACTACCATCTGATGCACGTATTTCAAGCTTCAGACTAAAGGTGCCATCTCCAGAGCTTGAGCGGTCATTGAAAATTAAGGAGCGGCTTGAAAGTTCTCTGACACTGAAAAAGTTGCTGCTGATGTTAGTACTTGCTGGTACTTCTATGGTGATAGCTGATGGTGTTGTTACACCAGCATTGTCAG TTATGTCTGCTGTTGGTGGTTTAAAAGTTGGAGTACCTGGAGTTACACAAG GTCAGGTGGTGATGGTTTCCGTTGCATTTCTCATAATCTTGTTCAGCGTACAGAAGTATGGGACAAGTAAGGTTGGGCTTGCAGTTGGCCCTGCTTTATTCATATGGTTCTGTTCTCTTGGGGGCATTGGAATCTACAATCTTGTCAAGTATGACAGCAGAGTCTTAAAGGCATTTAATCCTGTTCATATCTATTACTTTTTCAAGAGGAACTCAACCAAGGCTTGGTATGCCCTTGGGGGCTGTCTTCTGTGTGCTACAG GATCTGAGGCAATGTTTGCAGATCTATGCTACTTCTCTGTGAGATCGGTTCAG CTTACCTTTGTGTTTCTTGTACTCCCTTGCCTTCTTTTGGGCTACCTGGGTCAAGCTGCGTACATTATGGATAAGCGTGGTGATGCTCcacaacttttcttttcttctgttcCAA GCGGTGCTTTCTGGCCAGTCTTCCTCATTTCCAATATTGCTGCCTTAATTGCCAGTCGGGCAATGACAACAGCAACATTTTCGTGTGTCAAACAAGCAACAGCTCTTGGTTGCTTTCCACGCCTCAAAATCATTCATACATCTCGGAAATTCATGGGTCAGATTTATATACCTGTCATAAACTGGTTTCTGCTGGTATTTGCCATAGTGTTTGTCTCCTATATCTCAGGCATTGATGAAATGGGAAATGCATATG GAATTGCTGAGGTTGGAGTGATGACAACAACTACGGTCTTAGTAACTCTTGTTATGCTTCTTATATGGCAGATAAACATCATTATCGTGctgatttttgttgtttttttcttgGGGATGGAATTGACATTCTTCTCATCTGTCGTTTGGAGTGTGACCGATGGAAGTTGGATCATATTGGTTTTCGCCATAGTTATGTTTCTTATAATGTACATCTGGAATTATGGCAGCAACCTTAGGTATGAGACTGAAGTCAAGCAAAAGTTGTCGATGGATCTGATACGGGAACTTGGCTGTAATCTTGGAACAATTAGAGCACCTGGCATTGGCTTGCTTTACAATGAGCTGGTGAAGGGTGTACCAGCAATATTTGGACATTTCCTGACCACCCTTCCAGCCATCCACTCCATGGTCATTTTTGTGTCTATAAAGTATGTTCCAGTTCCTGTAGTGCCACAGAGTGAAAGGTTCCTTTTCCGGCGTGTCTGTGCAAGGAGCTACCACATATTTCGTTGCATTGCCAG GTATGGCTACAAGGATGTTCGCAAAGAGAATCACCAAACATTTGAGCAGCTGTTGATTGAGagtcttgaaaaattcattcgcAGGGAGGCCCAAGAAAGGTCCCTAGAGAGCGATGGGGATAATGATTCAGATTCTGAAGAGGGAGGCACTTGCTCTAGAGTTCTCATAGCTCCCAATGGAAGTGTCTACTCACTTGGTGTCCCTCTCCTCGAGGAGTACAAGGACACAACCAGAATCATATTAGAAGCAAGCACTTCAGAGGAGACGAGGCCAGAGCTTTCCACAGATCCAACAGCATCCGATCCAGAGCAGAGTCTCGAGAAAGAGCTGTATTTCATACGCAAGGCCAAGGAATCAGGGGTGGTTTATCTTCTCGGCCATGGCGATATCAGGGCAAGGAAGGATTCGTGGTTCATTAAGAAGTTGGTCATAAATTACTTCTATGCTTTCTTGAGAAAGAACTGCCGAAGGGGGACTGCAAATTTGAGCGTTCCCCACTCGCATCTGATACAGGTAGGCATGACTTACATGGTCTGA
- the LOC127809112 gene encoding probable helicase MAGATAMA 3 isoform X1 codes for MAVDKSKLEEEASILRFYKIVLSWDYLRLLKQSDKNKSRRNDSGLSEVKDTYKDVDDYLATFEPLLFEEVKAQIIQGKDDEEKAEWKLVLTNNCSETDGFLSSTIILEDVQSVSQNDLLLLSEKQFGEGKELPTKYVFALVEHRHDSRLQVTLRMNLSGEVQGINVDEIEPCPRLLNMRSLVSEVNKPLYILKICSLSTIVREYVALRSVSSLPFKDLILAAAENNSLEDQAWEIPRSLMEYIESNHNKSQLDAIRVGLSRKRFVLIQGPPGTGKTQTILGLLSAILHATPARVSSKGKLCGIKRGPELPLQEKHNHWVKASPWLHGINPRDAKMPENGDDGFFPTTGNELKPEVVNSSRKYRVRVLVCAPSNSALDEIVLRLLNTGIRDEKNRAYNPKIVRIGLRPHHSVQTVSMDYLVEQKLAGMDFQTSDKQKHGGTGRERDTIRASILDQAAIVFSTLSFSGSVLFSKLNRGFDVVIIDEAAQAVEPATLVPLANGCKQVYLVGDPVQLPATVISPLAEKFGYGMSLFKRFQRAGYPVMMLKTQYRMHPEIRMFPSREFYGGALEDGSDVKDRTERLWHQYRCFGPFCFFDIHEGKESQPSGSGSWVNEDEVDFVLILYHKMVTRYPELKSSSRLAIISPYRHQVKLFRDRFKNTFSVESDKIVDINTIDGFQGREKDVAIFSCVRSSKDKGIGFVSDFRRMNVGITRARSSVLVVGSVSTLKRDKHWKSLVESAEQRNSLFKVSKPYKEFFSDESLKSMAASEAKPEPTGAPLTETEVDIDAPAYGNTGDADQVAMDDYGDGDGDGYDGGGMDED; via the exons ATGGCGGTGGACAAGAGTAAGCTGGAAGAAGAAGCCAGTATTCTTCGCTTCTACAAGATTGTTCTCAGTTGGGATTACCTTCGCCTTCTCAAACAATCCGAT AAGAACAAAAGTCGGAGAAACGATTCGGGGCTGAGTGAAGTGAAGGATACGTACAAGGACGTGGATGACTACCTTGCGACGTTTGAGCCCCTTCTGTTTGAAGAAGTTAAAGCTCAGATCATCCAAGGCAAAGATGACGAAGAAA AAGCAGAATGGAAGCTTGTGCTTACAAACAACTGTAGTGAGACTGATGGGTTTCTATCATCAACGATTATACTTGAAGATGTGCAGTCAGTGTCGCAGAATGATCTGTTACTGCTTTCGGAGAAGCAG TTTGGAGAGGGTAAAGAACTCCCAACAAAATACGTGTTTGCACTGGTTGAGCACCGGCATGATAGTAGACTTCAAGTTACACTCAGAATGAATTTGAGCGGAGAAGTTCAAGGGATAAATGTTGATGAAATTGAACCTTGTCCAAGGCTGTTGAATATGCGTTCTCTTGTTTCTGAAGTAAATAAACCACTGTACATTCTAAAG ATTTGCAGTTTATCAACTATTGTTAGAGAATATGTTGCTCTACGCTCAGTTAGCTCCCTCCCATTCAAGGATTTAATATTAGCAGCTGCTGAAAACAATAGCCTTGAAGATCAGGCCTGGGAAATTCCCAGATCCCTCATGGAATATATTGAAAGTAATCACAACAAATCTCAGCTGGATGCCATTCGT GTAGGTCTTTCACGTAAAAGATTTGTCCTAATACAG GGTCCTCCTGGAACAGGAAAGACACAAACTATTCTTGGGCTCCTTAGTGCTATATTACATGCAACCCCTGCGAGAGTAAGCTCAAA GGGCAAATTGTGCGGAATAAAGCGTGGACCTGAATTACCTCTTCAGGAAAA ACACAACCACTGGGTGAAAGCATCTCCATGGTTACATGGTATTAATCCCAGAGATGCAAAGATGCCTGAAAATGGAGATGATGGGTTTTTTCCTACCACTGGCAATGAGCTG AAACCAGAAGTAGTAAATTCCAGTCGCAAATATCGGGTCCGTGTTCTAGTATGTGCTCCATCAAACTCTGCGCTTGATGAGATTGTGTTGCGACTTCTGAATACTG GTATCCGTGATGAAAAAAACCGTGCATACAACCCTAAAATTGTGCGAATTGGTCTTAGACCACATCATTCTGTCCAAACTGTCTCCATGGATTACCTT GTGGAACAAAAACTTGCTGGTATGGATTTTCAGACCAGTGATAAGCAGAAACATGGTGGGACAGGAAGGGAGAGAGACACTATCCGTGCTTCAATTCTGGATCAAGCAGCGATT GTTTTCTCGACTCTTAGCTTCAGCGGTTCAGTTCTTTTCAGTAAATTAAATCGAGGTTTTGATGTTGTCATAATAGATGAGGCTGCTCAAGCA GTGGAGCCAGCTACTCTTGTTCCTTTGGCCAATGGATGCAAGCAAGTATATCTG GTTGGCGATCCAGTTCAATTGCCAGCTACTGTAATATCTCCTCTTGCTGAGAAATTTGG TTATGGAATGAGCTTATTCAAAAGATTCCAAAGGGCTGGTTATCCAGTTATGATGCTGAAGACGCAATATCGCATGCATCCAGAG ATAAGAATGTTCCCTTCGAGAGAATTCTACGGTGGGGCACTGGAGGATGGATCTGATGTTAAAGACCGGACTGAACGTTTATGGCACCAGTATCGCTGCTTTGGACCCTTTTGCTTCTTTGACATACACGAGGGAAAGGAGTCCCAACCATCCGGGAGTGGTTCTTGGGTAAATGAAGATGAGGTTGATTTTGTTCTTATCTTGTATCATAAAATGGTGACCAGATATCCAGAGCTCAAGTCAAGTTCCCGGCTTGCAATTATATCTCCGTATAGACATCAAGTCAAGCTATTCCGTGATCGCTTCAAGAATACTTTTAGCGTTGAGTCAGACAAAATAGTGGACATCAATACAATTGATGGTTTCCAG GGACGAGAGAAGGATGTTGCAATCTTTTCATGTGTTAGGTCTAGCAAAGATAAGGGCATAGGGTTTGTGTCTGATTTTCGCCGAATGAATGTTGGGATAACCAGAGCAAGGTCTTCCGTTCTG GTGGTGGGTTCTGTATCCACTCTAAAGAGAGATAAGCACTGGAAAAGCCTAGTGGAGAGTGCCGAGCAGAGAAATTCTCTATTCAAG GTTTCCAAGCCGTACAAAGAGTTCTTCAGCGACGAGAGTCTCAAGTCCATGGCTGCGAGTGAGGCTAAACCGGAACCGACAGGAGCTCCATTAACTGAAACTGAAGTGGACATTGATGCACCTGCCTATGGTAATACCGGCGACGCAGACCAAGTGGCAATGGATGATTATGGCGATGGGGACGGAGATGGGTATGATGGAGGAGGCATGGACGAAGACTAG
- the LOC127809162 gene encoding uncharacterized protein LOC127809162 — MSHRSTPNGERTSHPEPGNRSTHHHHYYPPPRRSSSSSASFRGCCCCLLLFLSFLTLLILAVVLVVVLALKPKKPQFDLQQVAVQYVGITPGSASSATPTSASVSLSIRMQFRAVNDNKVGIKYGESSFTVMYRGVPLGRGTVGGFYQPAHSVKQVETTVVVDRVNLLQADAADLLKDASLNDRVALRVLGDVGAKIRILGLTSPGVHVSVDCAIVISPKKQALTYKQCGFDGLSV, encoded by the exons ATGAGCCACCGGTCTACCCCGAACGGTGAGCGCACATCACACCCGGAGCCTGGAAATCGCAGcacccaccaccaccactactACCCGCCGCCGCGGCGGTCCTCTTCTTCGTCGGCATCCTTCCgaggctgctgctgctgccttctcctcttcctctccttcctcACGCTCCTCATCCTCGCCGTCGTCCTCGTCGTGGTCCTCGCCCTCAAGCCCAAGAAGCCCCAATTCGACCTCCAACAGGTCGCCGTCCAGTACGTCGGCATCACGCCCGGCAGCGCCTCCTCCGCCACGCCGACCTCCGCCTCCGTCTCGCTCAGCATCCGGATGCAGTTCAGGGCGGTGAACGACAACAAGGTGGGGATCAAGTACGGCGAGTCGAGCTTCACGGTGATGTACAGGGGCGTGCCGCTGGGGAGAGGCACGGTGGGGGGGTTCTACCAGCCGGCACACAGCGTGAAGCAGGTCGAGACCACGGTGGTTGTCGACCGGGTCAACCTCTTGCAGGCCGACGCCGCCGATCTGCTCAAGGACGCCTCGCTCAACGACCGGGTTGCTCTCCGGGTTCTCGGTGATGTTGGGGCTAAGATCCGGATCCTTGGCTTAACGTCACCTGGCGTGCAC GTATCAGTGGACTGTGCAATAGTGATCAGTCCAAAGAAGCAGGCCCTCACCTACAAGCAGTGTGGATTTGATGGCCTCAGTgtctga